The proteins below are encoded in one region of Silene latifolia isolate original U9 population chromosome 2, ASM4854445v1, whole genome shotgun sequence:
- the LOC141642970 gene encoding uncharacterized protein LOC141642970, producing the protein MIIPLQIPPSTFQIPRLSTTIPVSIFQIKPKKYFISFNPKPTKNVTSIQCQTPYHNNPNSYDIDMVQNKHGIYIPKQNKVVVLWDLDNKPPRGPPYEAAVSLRTAASRLGEVVEISAYANRHAFSHLPTWVMDERRERRRLDFLERKGVSVPSQAYTCKVCGRKCKTNLDLKKHFKQLHERERQKKLSRMRQLKGKKRQKFKERYLEKGGKFEEAARELIKPKVGYGLDRELRRAGVFVKTVEDKPQAADWALKRQMMHSMSRGIDWLVLVSDDSDFREMIRKAREANLGTVVVGDMDRALGRYADLWVSWSEVEKGEVSDKDLVAKRRVEGDIDWGNNDDELFSMSSFEKDGVDGGRFSAFSEGEEDDEWEIDDEFDDEELEEE; encoded by the coding sequence ATGATAATACCACTCCAAATTCCACCATCAACTTTCCAAATTCCACGACTTTCAACAACAATTCCTGTttctatttttcaaattaaacCCAAAAAATATTTCATCTCGTTCAATCCAAAACCCACAAAAAATGTCACCTCAATTCAATGCCAAACACCCTACCATAACAACCCAAATTCGTATGACATTGATATGGTCCAAAATAAGCATGGCATTTACATCCCTAAACAAAATAAGGTAGTTGTGTTATGGGACTTAGACAATAAACCTCCTAGGGGTCCACCTTATGAAGCCGCCGTCTCGCTGCGGACGGCGGCCTCTAGGTTGGGAGAGGTGGTAGAGATTTCGGCTTATGCCAACCGCCACGCTTTCTCGCATTTGCCGACCTGGGTGATGGACGAAAGGCGAGAAAGGCGGCGGTTGGACTTTTTAGAGAGGAAAGGAGTTAGTGTTCCGTCTCAAGCTTATACTTGTAAAGTGTGTGGTAGGAAGTGTAAGACTAATTTAGATTTGAAGAAACATTTTAAGCAATTACATGAGAGGGAAAGGCAGAAGAAGTTGAGTAGGATGAGGCAATTGAAGGGTAAGAAAAGACAAAAGTTTAAAGAGAGGTATTTAGAGAAAGGGGGTAAGTTTGAGGAAGCGGCGAGGGAATTGATTAAGCCGAAAGTTGGGTATGGTTTGGATAGAGAGTTGAGGCGAGCTGGAGTGTTTGTTAAAACGGTTGAGGATAAGCCACAGGCGGCGGATTGGGCATTGAAGAGGCAAATGATGCATAGTATGAGTAGGGGGATTGATTGGTTGGTTTTGGTTTCAGATGATTCTGATTTTAGGGAGATGATTAGGAAGGCAAGGGAGGCGAATTTGGGGACTGTTGTGGTGGGTGATATGGATAGGGCTTTGGGGAGGTATGCGGATTTGTGGGTGTCGTggagtgaggtggagaaagggGAGGTGAGTGATAAGGATTTGGTGGCTAAGAGGAGAGTTGAGGGAGACATTGATTGGGGGAATAATGATGATGAGTTGTTTTCCATGTCGAGTTTTGAGAAGGATGGTGTTGATGGTGGGAGGTTTTCGGCTTTTTCTGAAGGTGAGGAGGATGACGAGTGGGAAATCGATGATGAATTTGATGACGAGGAATTGGAGGAAGAATGA